A genome region from Setaria italica strain Yugu1 chromosome III, Setaria_italica_v2.0, whole genome shotgun sequence includes the following:
- the LOC101757526 gene encoding MACPF domain-containing protein At4g24290, translating to MALKASAQGAAEAAIAAIGRGYDVVSDVRLKYCKGKLADPDARLIDLSRDEVQDVVLPGGIKVDAVPKSIKCDKGERTRFRSDVLSFQQMSELFNRELSLTGKIPCGMFNSMFDFSGCWQKDAAATKSLAFDGWYISLYKVALSKSRILLRDHVTQAVPSTWDPAALARFIEKFGTHLVVGIKMGGKDVIYLKQQHSSSLQPAVVQKRLKDMSDRRFLDANGHYDMSIKDAYGKDKSDAREQRLRFVQSSPSSSYCSKEDLVMVVKRRGGREWDKEMPHSEWINTVQLEPDVISMTFLPITSLLNGVPGCGFLNHAINLYLRYKPPIEELHQFLEFQLPRQWAPVYSDLPLGPQRKRQSSASLSLSFMGPRLYVCTNMVDVGERPVTGLRLYLEGKKSNMLAIHLQHLCSLPQILQLQDDPYNHRTPEPYDSKYLEPFGSWKRFSHVYTEPVESDDDSSIVTGAQLQVSSHGLRKILFLRLHFSKVINAASVKNPEWEGSPNLGQKSGLISTLISTHFSTAAQKPAPRPADVIINSAVYPGGPPVPVQAPKLLKFVDTAEMLRGPQDTPGYWVVSGAKLQLERGKLSLRVKYSLLTAMVPDDEYPLDEHS from the exons ATGGCGCTTAAGGCCTCGGCTCAgggcgccgcggaggcggccaTAGCGGCCATCGGCCGTGGCTACGATGTCGTCTCGGACGTCCGCCTCAAGTACTGCAAGGGCAAGCTCGCGGACCCGGACGCGCGCCTCATTGACCTCAGCCGCGATGAGGTCCAGGACGTCGTGCTCCCCGGCGGGATCAAGGTCGACGCCGTCCCCAAGTCCATCAAGTGCGACAAGGGCGAGCGGACGCGCTTCCGCTCCGATGTCCTCTCCTTTCAGCAG ATGTCTGAGCTGTTCAACCGGGAGCTTTCGTTGACTGGGAAAATTCCATGTGGCATGTTCAATAGCATGTTTGATTTTTCTGGCTGCTGGCAGAAAGATGCAGCTGCCACCAAGTCGCTTGCTTTTGATGGCTGGTACATTTCGCTATATAAGGTTGCACTATCCAAGTCTCGTATTCTACTGCGTGATCATGTTACTCAAGCAGTGCCTTCAACCTGGGATCCTGCTGCTCTGGCAAG GTTCATTGAAAAGTTTGGAACCCACTTAGTTGTTGGTATAAAAATGGGAGGGAAAGATGTTATTTATTTGAAACAACAGCATTCGTCAAGCCTGCAACCAGCTGTTGTTCAGAAACGACTCAAGGACATGTCAGACAGGAGATTTCTGGATGCAAATGGACACTATGATATGAGTATCAAGGATGCATATGGGAAGGATAAG AGTGATGCAAGAGAGCAGCGGCTAAGATTTGTGCAATCAAGCCCATCAAGTTCTTACTGCTCGAAGGAG GACTTGGTGATGGTGGTTAAGCGGAGAGGTGGAAGGGAATGGGACAAAGAGATGCCTCACAGTGAATGGATAAACACTGTTCAATTAGAACCTGATGTCATCTCGATGACCTTTCTACCTATTACTTCATTATTGAATGGAGTACCTGGCTGTGGGTTTCTGAATCATGCAATTAATCTGTACCTACGCT ATAAGCCTCCAATTGAAGAACTTCACCAATTTTTGGAGTTCCAGCTACCAAGGCAGTGGGCACCTGTGTACAGTGACCTCCCCCTTGGCCCTCAGAGGAAGAGACAGAGTAGTGCATCTTTGTCCTTAAGTTTCATGGGACCAAGGCTATATGTCTGCACGAATATG GTTGATGTGGGTGAAAGACCTGTTACTGGACTGCGGTTGTATCTtgaaggaaagaaaagcaacATGTTGGCTATCCATCTTCAGCATCTATGCTCCCTTCCTCAGATTCTGCAGCTTCAGGATGACCCATACAACCACCGAACACCAGAACCATATGACAGCAAGTACTTAGAACCATTTGGATCCTGGAAGCGGTTCTCTCATGTCTACACGGAACCAGTGGAGTCTGATGACGACTCCTCAATCGTGACTGGGGCACAGTTACAGGTCAGCAGCCATGGGTTGAGGAAAatcctcttcctccgcctccattTCTCCAAAGTTATCAATGCTGCATCGGTCAAGAATCCCGAATGGGAAGGATCGCCGAATCTGGGCCAGAAGTCCGGACTCATCTCGACTCTCATTAGCACTCATTTCTCGACAGCGGCTCAGAAGCCTGCCCCTCGCCCAGCTGATGTGATCATCAACTCGGCTGTGTACCCTGGCGGTCCACCTGTGCCTGTGCAGGCACCAAAGCTCCTCAAGTTTGTGGACACAGCAGAGATGTTGCGGGGACCACAGGACACACCGGGATACTGGGTGGTCTCTGGTGCAAAACTGCAGCTTGAGAGGGGCAAGCTGTCGCTGCGGGTGAAGTACTCGCTCTTGACAGCCATGGTACCTGATGATGAGTATCCACTTGATGAACATAGTTGA